A portion of the Mus pahari chromosome 17, PAHARI_EIJ_v1.1, whole genome shotgun sequence genome contains these proteins:
- the Shisa8 gene encoding protein shisa-8, with product MERAGARGQRCGRRPPGLPLALRLALLLAGSPSGRAGAPEEQETAASGTVAPAGGDRCRGYYDVMGQWDPPFNCSSGVYSFCCGTCGYRFCCHDGPRRLDQSRCSNYDTPAWVQTGRPPARARDTAAPRDPARERSHTAVYAVCGVAALLVLVGIGARLGLERAHSPRARRTVTRTLTELLKQPGPQEPLPPPLGPPLGNCVQVQMGDGVLRGSPHNSTDKKRLNNAPLGSATPGPPRGPRLQGGGSLTLQPDYAKFATLKAAALKATEAAPQDFYQRFPSTETGPRTLPARVPRPPEDLPALLDACPWAPPGYVPPAGPVSSVPYAAWTAGRPARPLPRSHLVAQVSPAPRRPSHAPRRQFSVEKLPEAFSAQQASFYSSAGRGPRHLSTNSKAEVTV from the exons ATGGAGCGCGCTGGGGCGCGGGGACAGCGCTGTGGCCGGCGCCCGCCTGGGCTCCCGCTCGCGCTCCGACTGGCGCTGCTGCTGGCAGGGTCGCCGTCGGGCCGCGCGGGGGCTCCCGAGGAGCAGGAGACCGCAGCGTCCGGTACCGTGGCACCGGCGGGAGGCGACCGCTGCCGCGGCTATTACGACGTGATGGGCCAGTGGGACCCGCCCTTCAACTGCAGCTCGGGCGTCTACAGCTTCTGTTGCGGCACGTGCGGCTACCGCTTCTGTTGCCACGACGGCCCGCGCCGCCTGGACCAGAGCCGCTGCTCCAACTACGACACACCGGCCTGGGTGCAGACTGGCCGGCCGCCCGCCCGCGCCCGTGACACCGCCGCCCCGCGCGACCCGGCCCGCGAGCGCAGCCACACTGCGGTCTACGCGGTGTGCGGTGTCGCCGCTCTACTCGTGCTGGTCGGCATCGGGGCGCGCCTGGGCCTGGAGAGAGCGCACAGCCCCCGCGCTCGGCGCACGGTGACCAG gACACTGACAGAACTTCTCAAGCAGCCAGGCCCCCAAGAACCACTGCCTCCGCCTCTGGGTCCACCCTTGGGTAACTGCGTCCAGGTACAAATGGGTGACGGTGTTCTCCGGGGTTCTCCCCACAACAGCACAG ACAAGAAACGCCTCAATAATGCGCCTCTGGGGTCCGCCACCCCGGGACCCCCGCGCGGCCCGAGGCTGCAGGGTGGTGGCAGCCTGACGTTGCAGCCTGACTACGCCAAGTTCGCTACCCTCAAAGCAGCTGCTCTCAAGGCCACAG AGGCTGCACCCCAGGACTTCTACCAACGTTTTCCCTCTACCGAGACGGGCCCGCGGACCCTCCCTGCGCGGGTTCCGCGGCCTCCGGAGGACTTGCCTGCGCTGCTCGACGCCTGTCCCTGGGCCCCTCCGGGTTATGTACCTCCGGCCGGTCCCGTCTCGTCGGTCCCTTATGCTGCCTGGACCGCGGGCCGCCCCGCGAGGCCGCTTCCCCGTAGCCACTTGGTGGCTCAGGTCTCCCCGGCGCCCCGGCGGCCCAGCCACGCGCCACGGCGTCAGTTCAGCGTGGAGAAGCTGCCCGAAGCCTTCAGCGCGCAGCAGGCGAGCTTTTACAGCAGCGCAGGCAGAGGACCCCGGCACCTGAGCACCAACAGCAAAGCCGAGGTCACGGTCTAG
- the Tnfrsf13c gene encoding tumor necrosis factor receptor superfamily member 13C isoform X2 encodes MGARRLRVRSRRSRDSSVPTQCNQTECFDPLVRNCVSCELFHTPDTGHTSSLKPGTALQPQEGSALRPDVALLFGAPALLGLVLALTLVGLVSWRWRQQLRTASPDTSEGVQQETPHASAPTWPPLKEDAASALPRHSVPVPATELGSTELVTTKTAGPEQ; translated from the exons ATGGGAGCCAGGAGACTCCGGGTCAGAAGCCGGAGGAGCCGGGACAGCTCAGTGCCCACCCAGTGCAATCAGACCGAGTGCTTCGACCCTCTGGTGCGAAACTGCGTGTCCTGTGAGCTCTTCCACACGCCGGACACTGGACATA CCAGCAGCCTGAAGCCCGGGACAGCTCTGCAGCCTCAGGAAGGCTCCGCGCTGAGACCCGACGTGGCGCTGCTCTTCGGTGCCCCCGCACTCCTGGGACTGGTACTGGCGCTGACCCTGGTGGGTCTGGTGAGCTGGAGGTGGCGTCAACAGCTCAGGACGGCCTCCCCGGACACTTCAGAAGGAGTCCAGCAAG AAACCCCTCACGCCTCAGCTCCTACCTGGCCTCCACTTAAAGAAGATGCAGCCAGCGCCCTGCCACGCCACAGTGTCCCGGTGCCGGCCACAGAACTGGGCTCCACCGAGCTGGTGACCACCAAGACAGCTGGTCCTGAGCAGTAG
- the Tnfrsf13c gene encoding tumor necrosis factor receptor superfamily member 13C isoform X1, translating into MGARRLRVRSRRSRDSSVPTQCNQTECFDPLVRNCVSCELFHTPDTGHTSSLKPGTALQPQEGSALRPDVALLFGAPALLGLVLALTLVGLVSWRWRQQLRTASPDTSEGVQQESLENVFVPSSSETPHASAPTWPPLKEDAASALPRHSVPVPATELGSTELVTTKTAGPEQ; encoded by the exons ATGGGAGCCAGGAGACTCCGGGTCAGAAGCCGGAGGAGCCGGGACAGCTCAGTGCCCACCCAGTGCAATCAGACCGAGTGCTTCGACCCTCTGGTGCGAAACTGCGTGTCCTGTGAGCTCTTCCACACGCCGGACACTGGACATA CCAGCAGCCTGAAGCCCGGGACAGCTCTGCAGCCTCAGGAAGGCTCCGCGCTGAGACCCGACGTGGCGCTGCTCTTCGGTGCCCCCGCACTCCTGGGACTGGTACTGGCGCTGACCCTGGTGGGTCTGGTGAGCTGGAGGTGGCGTCAACAGCTCAGGACGGCCTCCCCGGACACTTCAGAAGGAGTCCAGCAAG agTCCCTGGAAAATGTCTTTGTACCCTCCTCCTCAGAAACCCCTCACGCCTCAGCTCCTACCTGGCCTCCACTTAAAGAAGATGCAGCCAGCGCCCTGCCACGCCACAGTGTCCCGGTGCCGGCCACAGAACTGGGCTCCACCGAGCTGGTGACCACCAAGACAGCTGGTCCTGAGCAGTAG